In Drosophila pseudoobscura strain MV-25-SWS-2005 chromosome 4, UCI_Dpse_MV25, whole genome shotgun sequence, the following proteins share a genomic window:
- the LeuRS gene encoding leucine--tRNA ligase, cytoplasmic: MANIERKGTFKVEYLQKIEREVQERWEKEQVHQTDAPAAPKKEQSEKFFVTFPFPYMNGRLHLGHTFSLSKAEFAVRYHRLKGRRVLWPFGFHCTGMPIKACADKLTREMELFGYPPQFPEAVEEAPVEETKSEIPKDKSKGKKSKAVAKTGAAKYQWQIMQSLGLKDEEIKEFSDPQHWLNYFPPLAIQDLKSIGAHIDWRRKFITTDANPFFDSFVRWQFNHLKQRGKIMYGKRYTIYSPKDGQPCMDHDRSTGEGVGPQEYTLIKMKVLQAPKVLSAIKKPIYMVAATLRPETMYGQTNCWLHPDIKYIAWQTSRDEVWISTRRAARNMAYQGFTAEEGNIVVLAEITGLELLGTPLSAPLTSHKIIYTLPMLSIKADKGTGVVTSVPSDSPDDYAALVDLQKKEAFRQKYGLKDEMVLNYEPFPIIEVPTLGKLCAVHAYNTLKIQSQNDKDKLAEAKEMCYLKSFYDGIMLVGEFAGSKVQDVKKNLQKKMVDANEAEVYYEPEKTILSRSADECVVALCNQWYVTYGETVWKEQAFKILHDMETFHEEARNNFEACLNWLHEYACSRTYGLGTKLPWDEQWLIESLSDSTIYMAYYTVVHLIQGGSLRGEKPGPFGITPADMTSEVWDYIFFKETPPPKKSNIKLEHLAVLRREFEYWYPMDLRVSGKDLINNHLTFTLYNHAAIWPKDDTKWPKGMRVNGHLLLNSAKMSKSDGNFLTLTDAVEKFSADGMRLCLADAGDSIEDANFVVSTADAGILRLFTFIEWVKEMLETKSTLRKGAARTFNDQVFLSELNLKTQQTDDNYRKMLFKEALRSGFYELQLARDKYRELCGTQGMHVELVLEFIRRQALLVAPICPHMAEHVWGLLGNKESIVHARWPEVGAINELDIMSSEYLMESAHAFRLNLKNLLQLKAKGGKEKALDPQTAKPNRALIWAAKTYPPWQCCVLDTMRELFNKSKALPDNKVIAATLQQKAELKKFMKRVMPFAQMIREKVESGKGVAALAVNLDFDERQVLISNLEYLKNTLDLDSLEVKYTDDPSAPEKTREEVRPGSPFISFSVAPNVSVELVNPTERSSLFQINTIISEGDTVQSLREKISKVIGLKTDLSNLKIWRFDDLLLGPRKIPNFQDYKTGKTLLSEGNFILDVAAKRVSVEQGGKLTEVGRNLIYVVE, translated from the exons ATTCAAGGTGGAATACCTGCAGAAGATCGAGCGCGAAGTCCAGGAGCGCTGGGAAAAGGAACAAGTCCATCAGACCGATGCACCGGCGGCGCCAAAGAAGGAACAGTCGGAGAAATTCTTCGTCACGTTTCCCTTTCCCTACATGAATGGACGTCTGCATTTGGGCCATACATTTAGTTTGTCCAAGGCGGAGTTCGCCGTGCGGTACCATCGGCTGAAGGGACGTCGCGTCCTGTGGCCCTTTGGCTTCCATTGCACTGGAATGCCGATCAAGGCATGTGCCGACAAGTTGACGCGCGAAATGGAACTGTTTGGCTATCCTCCCCAGTTTCCAGAGGCGGTGGAAGAGGCACCCGTTGAGGAGACCAAGTCGGAGATACCCAAAGATAAGTCTAAGGGCAAGAAAAGCAAGGCTGTGGCCAAGACGGGAGCGGCCAAATACCAGTGGCAGATCATGCAGAGTCTGGGCCTCAAGGATGAGGAAATCAAAGAGTTCTCCGACCCCCAGCATTGGCTGAACTACTTCCCACCTCTGGCGATACAGGACCTAAAGAGCATTGGTGCCCACATCGATTGGCGGCGCAAATTTATCACAACGGATGCTAATCCCTTCTTTGATTCGTTTGTCCGCTGGCAGTTCAATCATCTGAAGCAGCGCGGCAAGATTATGTACGGAAAGCGCTACACCATCTACTCACCCAAGGATGGACAGCCGTGCATGGACCACGATCGTTCCACTGGCGAGGGCGTGGGCCCGCAGGAGTACACTCTGATAAAAATGAAAGTGCTGCAGGCACCCAAAGTATTGAG CGCTATCAAGAAACCCATTTACATGGTTGCCGCCACACTGCGGCCGGAGACGATGTACGGCCAGACCAATTGCTGGCTGCATCCGGACATCAAGTACATTGCGTGGCAGACCTCTCGGGATGAAGTTTGGATCAGTACTCGTCGTGCTGCGCGGAACATGGCATACCAGGGATTCACTGCCGAGGAGGGCAATATTGTTGTGCTGGCCGAGATCACAGGCCTAGAGCTGTTGGGTACTCCCCTCTCGGCACCATTGACGTCCCACAAAATCATATACACGCTTCCGATGCTAAGCATCAAAGCGGACAAGGGCACGGGTGTGGTTACCTCAGTGCCTTCCGACTCGCCCGACGATTACGCTGCCCTGGTTGATCTGCAGAAGAAGGAGGCGTTCCGCCAGAAGTACGGACTAAAAGATGAGATGGTTCTGAACTATGAGCCTTTCCCGATCATTGAGGTGCCTACGCTGGGCAAGCTCTGTGCCGTTCATGCCTACAATACACTTAAGATTCAGTCTCAAAACGACAAGGACAAGCTCGCCGAAGCCAAGGAAATGTGCTACCTGAAGA GTTTCTATGACGGCATCATGTTGGTTGGGGAATTTGCCGGCAGCAAAGTCCAGGATGTCAAGAAGAATCTGCAAAAGAAGATGGTGGATGCCAACGAGGCGGAAGTCTACTATGAGCCGGAGAAGACCATCTTGTCTCGCTCGGCCGATGAGTGTGTGGTGGCGCTGTGCAATCAGTGGTACGTCACCTACGGCGAAACCGTTTGGAAGGAGCAGGCTTTCAAGATACTGCACGACATGGAGACCTTTCACGAAGAGGCACGCAACAATTTCGAGGCGTGTCTGAACTGGCTGCATGAGTACGCTTGCTCGCGCACCTACGGTCTGGGCACCAAGCTACCGTGGGACGAGCAGTGGCTGATTGAGTCTTTGTCGGACTCCACCATCTACATGGCATACTATACAGTTGTGCATCTGATACAGGGCGGAAGCCTTCGTGGCGAGAAGCCCGGTCCCTTTG GCATCACACCAGCTGACATGACCTCTGAGGTCTGGGACTATATCTTCTTCAAAGAGACACCGCCACCAAAGAAGTCAAACATTAAGCTGGAGCATTTGGCTGTGTTGCGTCGCGAGTTCGAGTATTGGTATCCCATGGATCTACGGGTTTCTGGCAAGGATCTGATCAATAACCATCTGACTTTCACTCTGTACAATCATGCCGCCATTTGGCCCAAAGATGACACAAAGTGGCCCAAGGGCATGCGCGTGAATGGACACCTGCTGCTCAATTCCGCAAAGATGTCCAAGTCGGATGGCAATTTCCTCACCCTAACCGATGCCGTGGAAAAGTTCTCGGCCGATGGCATGCGTCTGTGTCTAGCCGATGCCGGTGACAGCATTGAGGATGCCAACTTTGTCGTGAGCACAGCGGATGCGGGCATCTTGCGGCTGTTCACGTTCATCGAGTGGGTCAAAGAGATGCTGGAAACGAAAAGCACTCTGAGAAAGGGCGCCGCCAGAACGTTTAATGATCAGGTTTTCCTCAGCGAGCTGAACCTCAAGACACAGCAGACGGACGACAACTATCGGAAGATGCTGTTTAAGGAGGCTCTTAGGAGCGGTTTCTATGAGCTGCAGCTGGCCCGCGACAAGTACCGCGAGCTGTGCGGCACCCAGGGTATGCACGTGGAGCTGGTGCTAGAGTTCATACGTCGTCAGGCTCTGCTGGTGGCTCCTATCTGCCCGCACATGGCGGAACACGTTTGGGGACTGTTGGGTAACAAGGAGTCCATTGTCCACGCTCGCTGGCCCGAGGTAGGGGCCATCAATGAGCTCGATATTATGAGCTCCGAGTACCTCATGGAGTCGGCTCACGCCTTCCGTCTCAACCTAAAGaacctgctgcagctgaaggCCAAGGGTGGCAAAGAGAAGGCACTGGATCCGCAGACAGCGAAACCCAATCGTGCCCTCATTTGGGCTGCCAAAACCTATCCGCCCTGGCAGTGCTGTGTCCTGGACACCATGCGGGAGCTGTTCAACAAGTCCAAGGCCTTGCCGGACAACAAGGTGATTGCTGCCACCCTCCAACAGAAGGCAGAACTCAAGAAGTTCATGAAGCGAGTGATGCCGTTCGCTCAAATGATTCGCGAAAAAGTGGAGTCCGGCAAGGGAGTAGCGGCCCTGGCTGTAAACCTGGATTTCGATGAGCGGCAAGTGCTAATCAGCAATCTGGAGTACCTCAAGAACACCCTGGAT CTGGATTCTCTGGAAGTAAAGTATACCGATGATCCCTCAGCACCAGAGAAAACTCGCGAGGAAGTGCGCCCTGGCTCGCCTTTCATCAGCTTTAGTGTGGCACCCAATGTGAGCGTTGAGCTGGTGAATCCCACAGAGCGTTCGTCGCTCTTCCAAATCAACACCATCATCTCCGAGGGCGATACAGTGCAGTCGTTGCGTGAGAAGATCTCCAAAGTAATTGGGCTCAAAACGGATCTGTCTAATCTTAAAATCTGGCGATTCGATGATCTACTGCTGGGTCCCCGCAAGATACCCAACTTTCAGGATTATAAAACGGGCAAAACGCTGCTCAGCGAGGGAAATTTCATCTTGGATGTCGCCGCCAAGCGAGTGAGCGTGGAGCAGGGAGGCAAATTAACCGAAGTGGGTCGGAATCTGATCTATGTGGTAGAGTAA